AGGCTGTCCAGCGTTGCCGAAAGCACGTCGCCGGCTTGGACCGAAGTAGAGGCGGATGGCATCTACGTCCTGAACCTGGTCGGATGGCGCGGTGACTCGAGTGGCTCACCCTTCCCTCGGTCGTGGACACCAGGTGAGGCGGAGACGGTAAGCTCGACGTTTCTCGCGGATGATGGTTCGTTTTTGCTACTTACGATGTCAGGTTCTCAACATCGGTGTCTTTAATATGGCACTACCGCCCCCGGACACCCAACCACTAtcagcgtcgtcgccgtcagtCCAGGATGTAAAGCAACAGTTGACAGAGTCGCTCAAGCTACGCGTCCTGGACGTTCCCACACCACCGGCTCACGAGGCGGACAACGACACGCGGATTGCCGTTTTGTTTTCCGGTGGGTTGGACTGCACTGTACTGGCACGTGTGGCAAGCGATCTTCTGCCCTCAGAACAAGGCATTGACTTGATCAATGTCGCCTTTGAGAACCCTCgcttggcggcgaaggcTGAGCAGTCAACTGATGGCCTGACCCTCTATGAGGCGTGCCCGGACAGAATTACTGGAAGAAAGTCGTTCGCTGAACTAACCGCTGTTTGTCCGGCCCGCCGGTGGAGATTTATTGCTGTGGGATTTCTTTATACAACCGCAACTAGGCAGTCTTTTGCTAACCCCTGACAGGTGGATGTTCCTTACCAAGAAGTACTTGGGCATCGGAGCCAAGTGATCTCATTGATGCACCCCCATAATACCGAGATGGACTTATCCATCGCCTACGCCCTCTACTTTGCCGCCCGTGGCATCGGCATGGCGCAAAGCCACCCTTCTGACACGGCTACTCACTACGCCACGCCAGCACGAGTCCTCCTTTCCGGTCTCGGCGCTGACGAACTATTCGGCGGCTACGTGCGGCATGCCACCGCCTTCTCGAGGAGAGGTCACCCGGGTCTCCTCGATGAGCTGAAGCTGGACGTCGGCCGACTTGGGAAGCGGAACCTCGGACGCGACGACAGAGCCATGGCCCACTGGAGCCGCGAGGTGCGGTTCCCTTATCTCGACGAGGATTTTGTCAAGTGGTCGATTGAAGTGCCAGTGTGGGAGAAGTGCGATTTCGGCTTCActgaagcagaagcagaggTTGAGGCCGGAAAAAGGGTGCTGAGGCTGCTCGCGGAAGCGCTCGGCATGACTGCTGTCGCccgggagaagaagagagccGTAAGCTTCCAAGCCGATCCCATCCTCGGAAACTCGGAGCTAATGACATGGTAGATTCAATTCGGCTCGAGAACAGCCAAGATGGAGAGCGGCAAGACGAAAGGGACCACGCTCATTTCTCCTTGAGAGTTCGATCCGGGTTGCTAGTGTTTCCCGAGGCTGGCGGTGATGATTACACAGATACTTCTGAGTTGGCGGTCGCCCGAGGGCTGCTGTCGGCGACTGCGCGTTTCTGCTGCTTTGCAGTACAGTAACCCTTTGCCTGCGGCATGCACTCGAGCTTCAAACGAGACCGTCAGCAATGACGCCGTAAAGGCAAGTCTGAGCCAGAGCAGAGTCGAACTGTCCAATAGAGTGATTCTGATAGAGAAGAACAAACGATTCCGCCCTTCAAAATAATGAGCATGTATGCCCTTGGGCTCAAACAGTAATACAACTTGATGACTTCTATTTTACCGAGGACTCGGGTTTCGAGACTCGGGTACTATCTCTCACTGAACGAAGCAAGCGCATCACGACAACCAGACATCACCACACCTGGTTGACGATGCTACTGGTATTGGGCATCGGCCGAGGCTACCTACATCCCGTCCctcaccgtcgccatcaacTGCGAAGCTGCAAGGGGTTGGGTTCCCCGTCCCTCTGCCGCCTCCCTTGTAAATACAGTTCGCTCGCtaccttggcctcggcagTGCCACTGACAGGCCCTCGACCCCGGCTTGGCTGCATCGCTTAGCTGTTCTGAGCCCTCAACAGAGACATGATTGACCTGTCGCGGCATATCTAGTGGGGCGACCATAAGCACAGCCTCTGTTTGTGTGATCCTTCGTTCTGCTGCCTGGGTAGATCAACCCACAAAGATGGGACAGTAACCAGCTGCTTTTCTCCGTTGATAATGGAACCGAGTCTGCCCAGAGTGCCCATCTACTATGAACCAGACCTGCAGTTGGACTGTTATTCAACCTTGGACTTTGCTCATCAACCTCCCACACGGTCATGGACAGGCTCCATGGTATCCgatcaccaccgccgtcagGCCAAGTCGGATTTCCGCCGTCCAGTGCACAACCATCGGACTCGTTCGCAGACGACCATAGGCCACTCATGCAATCCGCGGACTCGGCAGAAGACCGACCCCGGGCGGGAGAACCTCGGCACGCGATCCCGATGGATTCGATGTCCTTCAGCGCGGCAGCTCTGCCCCGacacggcgccgcctccgcacCGGCCCATGTATTCGGCGGCTCCGATGCCTCTTACAACCCACTTCCCAATGCGGAACACGCCTCAGCTGAATCACCTGGCTGGGATTACACACCAGGACGTGCCGAAACCAAGTCTAGAATCTCGTACAAGGAGTCTCCACTCGTCCACACGGAGGAGCAGCCGTGGACCGCGTCGCTTCGCGGGTGGGTGCCGGAGCTCCTCTGGTGCGTAGTGAGCACCGCCTcggtcgccgccctcgccggcgtgctgAGCCGCTTCGACGGCCAGCCGCTGCCGGAGTGGCCGCTCGGGCTGACGCTCAACACCCTGATTGCCTTCCTCGCGACCCTggcccgcgccgccttcgtcATCCCGGTCTCGGAGAGCATCTCGCAGCTCAAGTGGCTCTGGTACCGCGAGGAACGACCTTTGAAGGACTTTCAAGACTTTGACTCGGCGAGCCGGGGGCCGTGGGGGAGTATCCAATTACTGATGACGACCAGGGCATGGTATGATATACCTAATCTGAAGATGAATGAACCCGCTGACGGTGATGCGTGAGGCAGGTCTCCCAGCGTGATTTCGACCGTGGTCTTCCTCACGGCCATCTTCACGTCAACTTTGACTCAGTCTGCCGTGACGTACCCTGTCCGTCTGGCCCACGTCGACGGaaccgccgtcgtctcccgCTCGACCTCCTTCTACTTCAACACCGCCAACGTCTTCTCCGGGGGTAAGTTGCTTCCGCGACTGCCCACGGCAATGCTCTCCGCTGACAACATCGCCTCTCCGCAGTGAACCAGCAGCACTATACCGAGCAGTCCATCTTCGAGGGGCTGAGCTACAGCCACACGCAGGAATTCCCGCTCAGTCCGGCGCGCTGCCCCACAAGCGAGTGCAAGTGGGAGCCGTACACCTCGCTGAGCGTGTGCGCCAAGTCCTGGAACGTTACGGATTCGCTCAACGTCACCGTCACGCAGAGgtcccctccgccgccgttaCGCTTCGCCTCCCTCCCGAACGGGATCTCAGCCAACCTGAGCGGCTACTACCAGGGAATGGTCGTCCTGAGAGGCACGCGGCGGCCCATAGCCTCCGACGTGAACCCCGAGTCGTCCATTTTCAACTTCACCGTGCTCTACTCCCTACGCACCGGCCCGGTCGAgatcatcggcgccgccgaggcggtgcTCTACTTCTGCACGAAGACGTACGACCTCTCGTTCGCCGGCAACATCGAGGCGAggtccgtcgtcgacgtcacGACCGACGTCGAGACGGGGTCCGTCGAGCTGCCCGCCGGCCAGGGCCGCCGCGAGCTGCCGGCCATCAGGGACCCCCTCGAGCCCGGCGCCAACTTCCCGTTCGGCGGGACGGGGCTCGGGTCCATGGTGGAGAGCCTGGTGTATGCTCTCAACGGCACGTACGCGGACATGGGCGCCAGCGATCCAAGCACGCTCGgcctggcgccggcgcggtACTGGGCCGCGTTACAGTACGGGGCCAAGACCCTCGAGGACCAGGGTCGGCCGGGCGTTTCGCAAGAGACCGTAATCAACGAAGGGATTGCGAACATTACGGGCAACGTCGCGAGGAGTTTATCGAATCGGTGAATATTTCTGATCTACTCcctgatgctgctgccgccgtttcttttgttgttgtatttCCGATTGTCTCATTgtttcctccttctcttgcTCCAAACCTTGGGtccctttctcttcttgaCTTACTTGATCGATCCTCGGACCGAGCAAAGGCTGATTAAAGGCACTCCCAGGATAACAAAGGACACCACCAATGTCACGGGCGacgtcctggccgccgagacctTCGTCCAGGTCCGCTGGCCCTGGCTCGCCTTCATATCCTCACAGGTCGCCCTCTCCGCCCTGCTCCTCGCGACCGCCATCATCCAGACCAGGGTGGCGCGCATCGGGGTCGTCAAGAGCTCCGTGCTGCAGGGGCTGGTCGCCGTCAACTCCAAGGACAAGCAGGCGTTGGAGATCTGTCTCGCGCAGCGGAAGCACCAggacgaagtcgacgagATTGTCAGAAGGGGACCCGGGATCGCGTGGAGTCTCGGAATGACGGAACGTGGGTGGAAGCTAGGCTGCTAGGTGACAGCGGTCCAGTTACAGTGACGGTAGATTGACTTCTCTGGACATATGTACATGACGACAACAAACAGGTCAACAATGTCTCGCTCCCCATAACACGCTGTCCGATAAAACGGCGAACTGTATACCCTTTTGGGCGTCAGTTCTCTATCTCCAGCCTCTTCCGGAAGTGAGTTTGAGAGGGAGAAGACAAGCAGGTTTTACGCTCATCCTGTATCTATAGGAACATACCCAGCCTGTGAAAACTCCTGGCCTAGTGTTAATACTGCTTCCACGTCGATATACGGCCACATCTGATGCCATCCTCCATGACCTAACATTCTACTCCCTCCGAGTCCAGCGGATCTTCGAGGGCTGCATCGGACGTGCAAACATGGATGTATGGTCCGTCGGTGGCACAACACCAGTACGTCCATCCATGGTCTCGAGCTTGAAGTTGCGCACGATGGTAGCAATAATGACGCCCAAGTTCAGATACGCAAACTTTTCACCAATGCATCGGTGTCTCCCGGCGCCGAACGGGATATACGGACTCTTCGTCCCCTTCGACACGGCCCCGTACCCGTAGTCGACGGtatcctcgacgtcgactgGACCCTCACCGGCCAGGTGCTCGTCCCAGCGGTGCGGGTCCCAGCTCCCAGCGTTCGGGAAGAACTCGTCGCTCATGGCCGTCACCATGGGCGAGGCCAGGAGGACCTTGTCGGTCCCGACAACGTAGGAGCTCCCGGGGATATGGAGAGGGTTCTTGACTTTACGGAGGATCGAGTGGATGGAGCCGTGCAGGCGGAGAgtctccttgacgacgttgCGCAGGAGCGAGAGCTTGTCTAGGTCCGCGTACTGCAAAGGCGGCAGGCGGAGGCCCCTATCGCCTTCGCCTAGGTTCCGAATCTGCTCCTCGTagagctcctcggcgatgtccGGGTGCGCGGCCAGGCGGAGCATGATCCACGCActggcggacgaggacgagtgTTGGCCCCCCATGAGGAGCGTGATCATCATGCAGGCGATCTCGCTGTCGGGCACGGGCGTCCCATTCTTGTAACTCGAGCTCATGAGGTTCCACAGCATGTCGTGCTCGGCGTCTGCGCCGAGGCCGGTCTCCCGACGCTGTGTGATAATGCCCTCGTATACTGCCTTCATTTTGGCGTGGGCGGCGTCTCGACGGCGGTTTCGTGGCAGGGGCAACCGGGGGAAGAGAAAGTTGATCGGGGTGAAGCCCTGGGGGGTTGACAGACTGTGTTAGCAACCATCGGTCTTTGGGAGTTAAGGCTCACGGGACTAACCATGTCAAGGTCGTGGTACAGctcggcgaactcggccgTCAGCTTCTTTCGGACCTCTTCCCCCTGCAGGGACCGCGCCGCCGTGAACAGCGTAATCTCGGACATGGCGGCGGacacgtcgacgacgcccgtcGCGCCCTTCCATGCTGGGTTCGTCTTGATGTAgtccaccacctccttctcgatcagGGGCACGTGCGACTCGAGCGCCCTCTGCGTCAGCCCGAACTTGACAAACTTCTTCTGCTCCATGAGCTTCGAGTTCGGGCAGTCGTAGATGACGTCCTGGCCGAACACGGGGATCGTGAGCGGGCCGTAGATCTCCTCGGCGTTGACGTCCTGGAGCCTCCCGTTGAGGACGAAGTCGTTGCCCTCGATGCCCAAGTAGCAGGTCATCTTCCTGCCGAAGAGGGTGAAGGTGAAGACGTCGCCGTACTAAAGTCGGCCCGTCAGTAGAGGTCGTGGTCGTGAAGCACGGAACATCGTACCCTTTTCCGGTGCTTGATGAAGAACGCTACGGGGTCCATGCCGTACGAGACGGCGTTTCCGATGTAGGGGATCCAATGGAAGACGGCAGGCGGTTCGGTCTTGCTGCGAAAGAACCCCTGGTGGCAGGCGTTGAAGAGGATCAAGGCGACCAGTCCGATGACTCCATAGACTGCAACAGACGCCGTGGAAACCGGCTGTATTGTTTCTGAAAAGGTCGACATCTTCGATTGGGCTAAACTACACGGTGAGAGATCAGAGTTGTCGAGAGTCCTTTGGCAAACCAGCGTGTGTTAGAGAACGTGTTATCAGACGCGAGGGACGGATCATGCTTATACAAGTTCCTTTCTGGCAATCTAATATGGACCTCTCGTTTTACTTGAACTTGGATCTCATTCTAAAATCACTTGCTTCGCTCTCTTCTGGTTCGTATTCGTCTGGCCAGGCAGGTTTTCCACTCCATGCTGGTGAAGGCGATGTGCTGTCTTGCGCTCAGGTCTTGATTCGTATTCGTATCGGGTACGTACTGCCATACTAATGCAGGTCGTGGTCCGTGTATCCACAGAGTGAGCACCAAAAGTGGTTGTAATATCATCGACCCATAGGATTGTGCAAGCTTGTTATGTGTTCTGCATAAGTCTGGATTATGCATTGATGTGTCTGCGGTATTCACGCTGGATACTTCAAACAACTAGCTGTCGAAAGGTACTTGGGATATAGGAAACACTGTTTCAATAATTAGAACAAAACGCTCAAGGATGCATATTTATATACATCATCTCCTAGTCCTGTATAGTTCATAGATTAACACAAAATGAAACCTGCAACCCGCTCCTTTCCCCATGGATATTGTTGTTCATTCTGTCTcaggtcctcctcgctgtCTTACCAACACACAAGATTAATGAAGTAGGGTTCCCCTTTGGTAAACATGCTGGTTTTTAGCTGAGCCTCTTAAGTATCTTGGCGACGGCCGGGTCCGTCTCCATTTCCTGCCACAGGCGCAGCTCCCAGTCTCGAAACCCATTGCGGACACCCCCTCCGAttgccgtcttcttctcaaaAGGCCAGCAACGATAGATCGCGGAGCGGATCATGCTGTTCTGCTTGAAGGATCTGAGCGTCAACTCAATCAACAGGAGCGCACCAAGAGTCCAAATCAAGGTCATCCACCAGGCTGCGTCCCGTCCGAAGCCAGTTGTCAAGCCGTTTTTAGCAGAATACGGCGTGGAGCTCGGTGCGGCCGAAGCCGCGTTGATGAGCTGGTAAACCCATAGTCCGGCGACGCTTCCAACGGCCGACCAGATTGCGATCTTGGTTTTGTGGTGCATTTCCAGAATCCTATCGGGGGGGTTCTCTGTTAGATGCGAGAGTGAGGAGGGGTTTTGCGGAGGGAAACATCTTACAGAATCTTGTAATTGATCCAGATAATGCAGACAATAAACGTCATCGTGCCCTGGGCGAATAGCCCGTTGTCCTTGACGAGTTCCGTTTTGGCATATCCGAGCCAAGGGCCGTTGAACGCCACACTCCCTGCAATTACGGCGTTGCCCATCCACCCGAGGAAAATCGACATTTTCAAGGCCTCTCTTTTCTGCCCGTAGGTGTACAGCTCAGGGATGGCCATGAGTGTACCAGGACTGAGATCCTTCTCCCACGTCCCGATGACGACCATCGACGCCCCAGTCAGGAAACTCACAAAGATGAGGGAAGTTGATTGATACAGACTGGTCCCGGTGACACCGGTGTCCCCCTGAAACAGGCCCTGGGGCAGGAAGACGAACATTTCCTTCCAGAAGGTGGTCAGAATGAAGATGGCGGTACGGTGGTAGCTATATCGCCCATGCACCAGCATCAAACGGCCCAGGTACCGGAACTGCGAGATGCTCAAGTCGGCCACGCGGGCGgcttgctgcccttctcgtccagagatgccgacgccgacgctgGCAGTCATGATCATGGCCACAtcgttggcgccgtcgccgatggccaGCGTAAGGGGCTTTTTCGGCCGCTTGAACCAGCCGAGGCAAGCGGAGAGGAAAGACGGCTTGGCCTCGGGCGGGGGACCATCGCCGACTATGGTGATGAGAAGCGCTTTCTGAGCCGGCGATGCGCGGCAGCAGATGACCGAATCGACCGCGGGAACGAGGGCATAGAAAAGCTGACGAATCTCGGCTGATGAGCCCTTCTCGATCTCACCCAGCGTCTTTCCATCAACCACAAGGGCGGTGTGGACGGCAGTGGTGGTCCCCGAGCAGTCCGTGTCTTGGTCGGCTGCCTCGATCCTTTTCATGGCGTTTCTCAGCTGGAGCTCCAAGTCTCCCTCATCCACATCCAAGATGCTCATCGAGGACTCGGGCCCGCATATCTGAGTCGAGTGGGCAATGTTGATGGCCGTCTCCCGTTTATCGCCGGTAAGCATGCAGATCTTGATATTAGCACGACGAAGCTTCAGGATGGTTTCGGGGACTCCCTCCTGGAGCTTGTCCTCAACCGCAGAGGCCCCGAGTAAATGGAGAGACTGCTCAATCATCTCGCCGACCTCTTCGATGCGCTCCTGGCGCTGGGTGAGGCTGGTCTCCGCCTCGACAAAGAGCTTTTTCCATTCTTCATACTCCTCGGCCGTGAGGACCTTGTCCGCGTAGATGAGCGTGCGTAGTCCTTCGGCCGCAAAATCGTCGACGTGTTTGTAGCATTGCTGGATatcgtcttcgtcgctcCGAGGGGCAAAACTGTCGATGGGTTCGCTTGGGCCGGTTCGTGATGCTTGTTGAGCCTGAAGGAGCATACCGTCTTCGGAGCCATATTCGTCAGCATACCCGAGATTGTTTCCATCACTCCCAGCTGAGTAGGTACTGGAGCGAGTAGGACTATACGATGCCCCGTTTATACCTTGTCGATGCCCGTCTGCCATGCCGGGTGAAAATGAACTGGCGGCTTGCCGGTGGGCCAGATCCGACGGGTTCCGCACAAGGCGTGGAAGCAGTATGCTGTCTGCGCCCTTGCAAATAAGCCAGAGGCTGCCATCCGGGCACTTGACAATGATCGTCATTCTCTTGCGCTGGCTGCTGAACTCGA
The DNA window shown above is from Colletotrichum destructivum chromosome 2, complete sequence and carries:
- a CDS encoding Putative asparagine synthase, rossmann-like alpha/beta/alpha sandwich, nucleophile aminohydrolase, with the translated sequence MCGIHAVVSRDGFQSLPAATQTCLCNRGPDHLGEVQAQSKTGGAGSENLFLTFTSTVLALRGDHVTQQPFRDASSGSVLCWNGEAWKLAGAPVQGNDGEAIFSLLTAASSRDDAEDAVSDVLRSIQGPFAFVYFDAPASRLYYGRDRLGRRSLLLNQEEGLRLSSVAESTSPAWTEVEADGIYVLNLVGWRGDSSGSPFPRSWTPGEAETVLNIGVFNMALPPPDTQPLSASSPSVQDVKQQLTESLKLRVLDVPTPPAHEADNDTRIAVLFSGGLDCTVLARVASDLLPSEQGIDLINVAFENPRLAAKAEQSTDGLTLYEACPDRITGRKSFAELTAVCPARRWRFIAVDVPYQEVLGHRSQVISLMHPHNTEMDLSIAYALYFAARGIGMAQSHPSDTATHYATPARVLLSGLGADELFGGYVRHATAFSRRGHPGLLDELKLDVGRLGKRNLGRDDRAMAHWSREVRFPYLDEDFVKWSIEVPVWEKCDFGFTEAEAEVEAGKRVLRLLAEALGMTAVAREKKRAIQFGSRTAKMESGKTKGTTLISP
- a CDS encoding Putative cytochrome P450 codes for the protein MSTFSETIQPVSTASVAVYGVIGLVALILFNACHQGFFRSKTEPPAVFHWIPYIGNAVSYGMDPVAFFIKHRKRYGDVFTFTLFGRKMTCYLGIEGNDFVLNGRLQDVNAEEIYGPLTIPVFGQDVIYDCPNSKLMEQKKFVKFGLTQRALESHVPLIEKEVVDYIKTNPAWKGATGVVDVSAAMSEITLFTAARSLQGEEVRKKLTAEFAELYHDLDMGFTPINFLFPRLPLPRNRRRDAAHAKMKAVYEGIITQRRETGLGADAEHDMLWNLMSSSYKNGTPVPDSEIACMMITLLMGGQHSSSSASAWIMLRLAAHPDIAEELYEEQIRNLGEGDRGLRLPPLQYADLDKLSLLRNVVKETLRLHGSIHSILRKVKNPLHIPGSSYVVGTDKVLLASPMVTAMSDEFFPNAGSWDPHRWDEHLAGEGPVDVEDTVDYGYGAVSKGTKSPYIPFGAGRHRCIGEKFAYLNLGVIIATIVRNFKLETMDGRTGVVPPTDHTSMFARPMQPSKIRWTRRE
- a CDS encoding Putative P-type ATPase, subfamily IV, P-type ATPase, A domain superfamily, HAD superfamily, translating into MTQSRWPHGFLNRVLRRQPPADLVPKGRNIPLRLGAKDPLVDERRNGPYISNAIRTTRYTLWDFLPRQLVYQLSRLAHAYLMTVAILQVIPGLSTTGKFTQVIPLTIFILLIMGKEAYYDWKRYRADVAENSRPASVLQDAGSGPGGLDWITKPWGDISVGDVIKLSRNEDVPADIVLLYASGENGLAYVDTMALDGETNLKPKQSPANIPNCSTIQSITECHAEFVIEQPNADLYRFDSTVTVNGITLSMKTEDVLYRGSTVRNTTTVIGMVVNTGEECKIRMNSKQTMKPKRPALETMTNNIVICLALYVLIISIVLTGGYFSWQSSAESKAWYLAGSSVPFQEIFFGFIIMFNQVIPLSLYVGLEATKLLQASLVMSDLSIYHEPSDTPAEVNNTNNLDDLGQISYVFTDKTGTLTENIMNLRRLSVAGISWLHLADLGEADASVFQSSGAGFTTDDMRNHMRAEPTSPSTNRATRFLLAMALCHTCLPETDAEGRIQYEGSSPDEVALARAAKDMGFVVTQRSSQSITVQTPGRNGSATTEVYRVLDVIEFSSQRKRMTIIVKCPDGSLWLICKGADSILLPRLVRNPSDLAHRQAASSFSPGMADGHRQGINGASYSPTRSSTYSAGSDGNNLGYADEYGSEDGMLLQAQQASRTGPSEPIDSFAPRSDEDDIQQCYKHVDDFAAEGLRTLIYADKVLTAEEYEEWKKLFVEAETSLTQRQERIEEVGEMIEQSLHLLGASAVEDKLQEGVPETILKLRRANIKICMLTGDKRETAINIAHSTQICGPESSMSILDVDEGDLELQLRNAMKRIEAADQDTDCSGTTTAVHTALVVDGKTLGEIEKGSSAEIRQLFYALVPAVDSVICCRASPAQKALLITIVGDGPPPEAKPSFLSACLGWFKRPKKPLTLAIGDGANDVAMIMTASVGVGISGREGQQAARVADLSISQFRYLGRLMLVHGRYSYHRTAIFILTTFWKEMFVFLPQGLFQGDTGVTGTSLYQSTSLIFVSFLTGASMVVIGTWEKDLSPGTLMAIPELYTYGQKREALKMSIFLGWMGNAVIAGSVAFNGPWLGYAKTELVKDNGLFAQGTMTFIVCIIWINYKILILEMHHKTKIAIWSAVGSVAGLWVYQLINAASAAPSSTPYSAKNGLTTGFGRDAAWWMTLIWTLGALLLIELTLRSFKQNSMIRSAIYRCWPFEKKTAIGGGVRNGFRDWELRLWQEMETDPAVAKILKRLS